The following coding sequences are from one Devosia yakushimensis window:
- a CDS encoding DUF1499 domain-containing protein, protein MRILIRTSRWAIWARRLGTLALPLVVIPVLLHRERFITSDVFLVAVVLAGLVAAIAFFASLIALGRLWHTGDHGWGKALAGLALSLLCLAPFGWYGSLMLRYPPATDMATTTRGALPLVFEPGTAAMPAPKLLTSAQMAAIFPNVQTRTYPLVPEQTFALVERMVAERGWDVRLRREPVGDAPGRINAQAMTLPGWREEAVLRVTATEEGSAVDMRSASLNALHDFGSNGQRIEEFLIALDDAVTVLLRDNPTLEPEGEAEAVTPVPVPAN, encoded by the coding sequence TTGCGCATACTGATCCGGACATCGAGATGGGCCATCTGGGCGCGCCGGCTGGGCACGCTGGCCCTGCCGCTGGTGGTCATCCCCGTGCTGCTGCATCGCGAGCGCTTCATCACCAGCGATGTGTTCCTGGTAGCGGTGGTGCTAGCAGGGCTGGTGGCGGCCATTGCCTTTTTCGCCTCGCTGATCGCGCTGGGCCGGCTCTGGCACACCGGCGATCATGGCTGGGGCAAGGCGCTGGCCGGCCTGGCGCTGAGCCTTTTGTGCCTCGCCCCCTTTGGCTGGTATGGCAGCCTCATGCTGCGCTATCCCCCCGCCACCGACATGGCGACCACCACCCGCGGTGCGCTGCCGCTGGTGTTTGAGCCGGGAACGGCGGCCATGCCCGCTCCCAAACTGCTCACATCGGCGCAAATGGCCGCGATTTTCCCCAATGTGCAGACGCGAACCTATCCCCTGGTTCCCGAACAGACTTTCGCCCTTGTCGAACGCATGGTCGCCGAGCGCGGCTGGGATGTGCGCCTGCGGCGCGAACCGGTGGGCGATGCCCCAGGCCGCATCAATGCCCAGGCGATGACATTGCCGGGCTGGCGTGAGGAAGCTGTGCTGCGGGTGACGGCGACGGAGGAGGGCTCCGCCGTCGATATGCGTTCGGCCTCGCTCAATGCGCTGCATGATTTCGGATCGAATGGGCAGAGGATCGAGGAATTTCTCATCGCGCTGGACGATGCGGTGACGGTGCTGCTGCGGGATAATCCGACGCTCGAGCCGGAGGGCGAGGCGGAGGCGGTGACGCCTGTGCCGGTGCCGGCGAATTAG
- a CDS encoding biotin transporter BioY, translating into MAVTLTTPNTLLGVFQPKGDAAKLVSTMATVVLGTLLLTICAKINVPVWPVPVTLQSFAVAALAAAFGARIGVATVALYLVEGALGLPVFALGGGLAYLVGPTSGFLFGFLAMAAIIGFAADRGASGKPLTLFAAMLAGGAVMFALGFAWLLAMSGQAGWIDQANVVSSAFAKAVQPFIIWDVLKMALAALTVTGIWGLFAAKR; encoded by the coding sequence ATGGCCGTGACTTTGACCACGCCCAACACGCTGCTCGGCGTGTTCCAGCCCAAGGGCGACGCTGCCAAACTGGTGTCCACTATGGCGACCGTCGTGCTCGGCACGCTGCTGCTGACCATTTGCGCCAAGATCAACGTGCCGGTCTGGCCCGTGCCGGTAACGCTGCAGAGCTTTGCCGTTGCCGCCTTGGCCGCCGCTTTCGGCGCCCGGATCGGTGTTGCCACCGTGGCGCTTTACCTGGTTGAAGGCGCGCTCGGCCTGCCGGTCTTCGCGCTTGGCGGGGGCCTGGCCTATCTCGTCGGCCCTACCAGCGGGTTCCTGTTCGGTTTCCTCGCCATGGCCGCCATTATCGGCTTTGCCGCCGATCGCGGCGCTTCGGGCAAGCCCCTGACCCTGTTTGCCGCCATGCTGGCCGGCGGCGCGGTGATGTTCGCGCTGGGCTTTGCCTGGCTGCTCGCCATGTCCGGCCAGGCCGGCTGGATCGACCAGGCCAATGTGGTGAGCTCGGCCTTTGCCAAGGCCGTGCAGCCCTTCATCATCTGGGATGTGCTCAAGATGGCGCTCGCCGCCCTCACCGTCACCGGCATCTGGGGCCTGTTCGCCGCCAAGCGCTGA
- a CDS encoding sugar-binding transcriptional regulator, whose product MMHAVAKLHYESDMSQVDIAKRMGVSTATISRLLQRARAEGIVRIEIRDIVAPEALRDRLIAGLGLKRAAVIDAPAAGVLEALATPLGDLLKETGLGAGSVLAIGWGRAVSAVMQAGLPPLPGIITVPATGGMQQHAPHFQVNEFVRLAAGHMGGTPHFIHAPYLPSAETRAAFLADPAIADSVALWDRIDAAIVGVGLPHAVNAPEASAATPSEQSLSNAVGDVIRHYFDRDGKLIQWEGETRMIAASPAQLRAAPLVIGVAAGENKVGAIIGAAKAGFISALVTDARTAEAILDTLG is encoded by the coding sequence ATGATGCATGCGGTCGCCAAGCTGCATTACGAGAGCGACATGAGCCAGGTGGACATCGCCAAGCGCATGGGCGTGTCGACGGCCACAATTTCACGCCTGCTGCAGCGCGCCCGCGCCGAAGGCATTGTGCGCATCGAAATCCGCGACATCGTCGCCCCCGAAGCCCTGCGTGACCGGCTGATTGCCGGGTTGGGCCTCAAGCGCGCCGCCGTTATCGACGCCCCCGCCGCCGGCGTGCTCGAAGCCCTGGCCACCCCTCTGGGTGATCTCCTCAAGGAGACGGGCCTGGGCGCCGGCTCGGTGCTGGCCATCGGCTGGGGCAGGGCGGTCAGCGCCGTCATGCAGGCCGGGCTCCCCCCCTTGCCGGGCATCATCACTGTGCCCGCGACGGGCGGCATGCAGCAGCACGCCCCCCATTTCCAGGTCAACGAATTCGTCCGCCTCGCCGCCGGGCACATGGGCGGCACGCCCCATTTCATCCACGCGCCCTATCTGCCCTCGGCCGAAACCCGCGCCGCCTTCCTCGCCGATCCCGCCATCGCCGACAGCGTTGCCCTGTGGGACCGCATCGATGCCGCCATTGTCGGCGTCGGCCTGCCGCACGCCGTCAACGCCCCCGAAGCCAGTGCCGCCACCCCCAGCGAACAATCGCTGAGCAATGCGGTGGGCGACGTGATCCGCCATTATTTCGACCGCGACGGCAAACTGATCCAGTGGGAAGGCGAAACCCGCATGATCGCCGCCTCCCCCGCCCAGCTCCGCGCCGCTCCCCTGGTCATCGGCGTCGCCGCCGGCGAAAACAAAGTCGGTGCCATTATCGGCGCCGCCAAAGCCGGCTTCATCAGCGCCCTGGTCACCGACGCCAGAACCGCCGAAGCCATCCTGGACACGCTGGGCTAA
- a CDS encoding ABC transporter substrate-binding protein, which produces MERRSILKAVAAAALATTIGLAASPSFAQDKKFTIALIPGLTTDGFYITMRKGAQAAADALGVELVFQGAPEFNPVVQVPVLDAIIARAPDAILIAPTDTTQLVEPLRKANEAGIPVITVDTFIGSGVYQTGAGDADFPLSYIASDNILGGRIAARALANAIGGEGKVFVSNVNPGISTTDQREEGFKLEMSENFPNIEVLETQFNKNDANNAASQLQAVFARNADLKGVFGANLFSALGSANGVQQAGQSGTIKVVAFDAPVSIVDNINSGLVDVAIAQHPAEIGYYGVVSAFAHLTGQSIPVSIGTGFTIMDKANIADPEIAKYLYNE; this is translated from the coding sequence ATGGAGCGTCGTTCTATTCTCAAGGCCGTGGCTGCAGCCGCACTGGCCACCACGATCGGCCTTGCCGCCAGCCCGTCCTTTGCCCAGGACAAGAAATTCACGATTGCCTTGATCCCGGGCCTGACCACTGACGGCTTCTACATCACCATGCGCAAGGGGGCCCAGGCCGCCGCTGATGCGCTCGGCGTGGAACTGGTGTTCCAGGGCGCGCCCGAGTTCAATCCGGTTGTGCAGGTGCCTGTGCTCGACGCCATCATTGCCCGTGCGCCGGATGCCATCCTGATCGCCCCCACCGATACCACTCAGCTTGTCGAACCGCTGCGCAAGGCCAACGAAGCCGGTATCCCCGTGATCACCGTCGATACGTTCATCGGCTCGGGTGTCTACCAGACCGGGGCGGGCGACGCGGATTTCCCGCTCTCCTACATCGCTTCCGACAATATTCTGGGCGGCCGCATCGCTGCCCGCGCCTTGGCCAATGCCATCGGCGGAGAGGGCAAGGTCTTCGTTTCCAACGTTAATCCGGGCATTTCCACCACGGACCAGCGCGAAGAAGGCTTCAAGCTGGAAATGAGCGAGAACTTCCCCAATATCGAAGTGCTCGAAACCCAGTTCAACAAGAACGATGCCAATAACGCGGCCAGCCAATTGCAGGCCGTTTTCGCCCGTAATGCCGATCTCAAGGGCGTGTTCGGGGCCAATCTGTTCTCCGCCCTCGGCTCTGCCAATGGCGTCCAGCAGGCCGGCCAGAGCGGCACCATCAAGGTTGTGGCGTTCGATGCTCCCGTCAGCATCGTTGACAATATCAATTCTGGTCTCGTCGACGTGGCCATCGCCCAACACCCCGCCGAAATCGGTTATTACGGCGTGGTCTCGGCCTTTGCCCACCTGACGGGCCAGTCGATCCCGGTTTCGATCGGCACCGGCTTTACCATCATGGACAAGGCCAATATCGCCGATCCTGAAATCGCCAAGTACCTCTACAACGAGTAA
- a CDS encoding MBL fold metallo-hydrolase has translation MTTPAPAPAYDTSFAPQIGTPVGVAPGLVRVTAPNASPYTFTGTNSFLAGHHRLALIDPGPEDEAHVAALTAALAGRPVDAIILTHTHRDHSALARRMASLLQAPLWFGGPHRLSRPLRRFERNPIRKSGDWDLVPDRTLMDGETVPAGDLALTVHATPGHCANHLAFGLAGDTLLTGDHIMGWNSTLVSVPDGSMADYLASLEKVIALPYRHYIPAHGGPIADGPAYAKSLLAHRQWRNEQVVAAVKAGARSIGAVVKAIYPTQPLAVRRAAAMTITAHVEYLEAQGLLQVRRGWSGTQLATLR, from the coding sequence ATGACCACACCTGCCCCCGCCCCGGCCTATGACACAAGCTTTGCCCCCCAGATCGGCACACCGGTCGGCGTGGCGCCGGGGCTGGTGCGGGTCACTGCGCCCAATGCCAGCCCCTATACCTTTACCGGCACCAATAGTTTTCTCGCCGGCCATCACCGGCTGGCGCTGATCGATCCGGGGCCGGAAGACGAAGCCCATGTCGCCGCGCTCACAGCAGCCCTTGCCGGGCGGCCGGTGGATGCCATCATCCTTACCCATACCCATCGCGACCATAGCGCCCTGGCCCGGCGTATGGCGTCGCTCCTGCAGGCGCCCCTCTGGTTCGGCGGCCCCCACCGGCTGTCGCGCCCGCTGCGCCGCTTCGAGCGCAATCCGATTCGGAAATCGGGCGATTGGGATCTGGTGCCCGATCGTACTCTCATGGATGGCGAAACCGTTCCCGCCGGCGACCTCGCGCTCACGGTCCATGCCACGCCCGGCCATTGCGCCAATCACCTGGCGTTCGGGCTGGCGGGCGACACCCTGCTCACCGGCGATCACATCATGGGCTGGAATTCCACCCTGGTCAGCGTGCCCGACGGCTCCATGGCCGATTACCTTGCGTCGCTGGAAAAGGTCATTGCCCTACCCTACCGGCACTATATCCCTGCCCATGGCGGCCCCATTGCCGACGGCCCCGCCTATGCCAAGAGCCTCCTGGCACACCGGCAATGGCGGAACGAACAGGTCGTTGCCGCCGTCAAGGCCGGGGCCCGCAGCATTGGCGCAGTGGTCAAGGCCATCTATCCCACCCAGCCCCTCGCCGTCCGCCGCGCTGCGGCCATGACCATCACGGCGCATGTGGAATATCTCGAGGCGCAGGGGTTGTTGCAGGTGCGGCGAGGATGGTCCGGGACGCAGTTGGCAACCCTCCGCTAG
- a CDS encoding tagatose-bisphosphate aldolase — protein MARMTTAERRGYHQICGQDGAMMVIACDQRGGMRTLLAATPEEQAGISNEVLGDTKADITRYLASQASCVLVDPICAVPQVVDEGVLQRDTALLIGLDASGWDVSPEGYRISKMVDGITARRVRELGGTGGKIMIYLRSDTPAANTQNMATLQQVIADFASEDLLLVVEFLTYALEGESKEAYAAKIPGLIQGGTQLCLDAGSKVLKLPYPGTPESCAEVTRLCGEVPWAILSAGVDHATFLQQVEIAMHNGASGVIAGRSLWKDCISLDRTVTKQRLETIAVPRLREIQAVIARYSAHETRVA, from the coding sequence ATGGCACGCATGACCACCGCCGAAAGACGCGGCTACCACCAGATTTGTGGACAAGACGGTGCAATGATGGTGATCGCCTGCGATCAGCGCGGGGGCATGCGCACGCTGCTGGCAGCCACGCCGGAAGAACAGGCAGGGATCAGCAATGAGGTACTGGGCGATACCAAGGCCGATATCACGCGCTATCTCGCCAGCCAGGCCTCCTGCGTACTGGTGGACCCGATCTGCGCGGTGCCGCAAGTGGTGGATGAGGGTGTATTGCAGCGCGATACGGCGCTACTGATCGGGCTTGATGCTTCAGGATGGGATGTCTCGCCCGAAGGCTACCGGATTTCAAAGATGGTCGATGGCATCACGGCGCGCCGGGTGCGCGAATTGGGCGGTACGGGCGGGAAGATCATGATCTATCTGCGTTCGGATACGCCCGCCGCCAACACGCAGAACATGGCGACGCTGCAGCAGGTGATTGCGGACTTTGCCAGCGAAGACCTGCTGCTGGTGGTGGAATTTCTGACCTACGCGCTGGAAGGCGAAAGCAAGGAGGCCTATGCGGCCAAGATTCCCGGGTTGATCCAGGGCGGCACGCAGCTTTGCCTGGACGCGGGCTCCAAGGTGCTCAAGCTTCCCTATCCAGGCACGCCGGAATCCTGCGCCGAGGTAACCCGGCTCTGCGGGGAAGTGCCATGGGCAATCCTGTCGGCGGGCGTGGATCACGCAACCTTCTTGCAACAGGTCGAAATCGCCATGCACAATGGCGCCTCGGGGGTGATTGCGGGCCGCTCCCTGTGGAAGGATTGTATCTCACTTGATCGGACCGTGACCAAGCAGCGGCTCGAAACCATTGCCGTGCCGCGCCTGCGCGAAATCCAGGCGGTGATTGCGCGTTACAGCGCCCACGAAACGCGGGTCGCCTGA
- a CDS encoding ROK family protein, with translation MGQTAIGVDIGGTHIRAARVSDSGQILVSARAASSANPEQVLATTIDLIGQVMAQGIAGIGVGVPGRVDGSTGTVFSGGYVDLAGLPFAQLLREATGQFVVLENDCSMALLGEAAFGAGQGKQNLVMLTIGTGIGGAALDHGHLLRGRSTAGQFGHVVVTPDGLVCACGRRGCVETLSSGTAFGRHVREAGLPAGTDADALLERREQGDMQAAAVLTAWAGPLRRAIDGLVATLDPDLVLLGGGMGGKAVAALAGIPAENCWYQSPVVAAQLGDDAGVIGAARCAMDRFAARGRKRAVLVNGVPASGKSRVARALSAQTGWPLLTLDTIKNPFLEVIEGVDRGFNRTLGKASYKAIWSLVADAPAGTTVIVDAWFGFQPPELLESHLTMAGIGETLEIWCQAPANVIVERYASRLGDRLPGHPGAAYLPELAELAARAEPLGRGPAFAVDTTEPTDIGAIASWIADHWPGMP, from the coding sequence ATGGGGCAGACGGCAATTGGCGTGGATATCGGGGGCACGCATATACGTGCCGCCCGGGTCAGCGACAGCGGACAGATATTGGTCAGCGCCCGGGCAGCGAGTTCGGCCAATCCCGAACAGGTGCTGGCGACCACGATCGACCTCATTGGCCAGGTGATGGCCCAAGGCATTGCCGGCATCGGTGTCGGCGTGCCCGGGCGAGTCGATGGCAGCACGGGAACGGTGTTCTCGGGCGGCTATGTCGATCTCGCCGGGCTGCCCTTCGCCCAATTGCTGCGCGAGGCGACCGGACAATTCGTGGTGCTGGAAAATGATTGCAGCATGGCCCTGCTCGGTGAAGCAGCCTTTGGCGCCGGACAGGGCAAGCAGAACCTGGTCATGCTGACCATCGGCACCGGGATTGGCGGGGCAGCACTGGACCATGGGCATTTGCTGCGTGGCCGCAGCACGGCCGGGCAATTCGGCCATGTCGTGGTCACACCCGATGGGCTGGTATGCGCCTGCGGACGACGAGGCTGCGTCGAAACACTGAGTTCGGGTACCGCCTTTGGCCGGCATGTCCGCGAGGCTGGTCTGCCGGCGGGCACCGATGCCGACGCCTTGCTCGAACGCCGCGAGCAGGGCGATATGCAGGCAGCGGCGGTGCTGACAGCATGGGCGGGGCCATTGCGCCGGGCCATTGATGGGCTGGTGGCAACGCTTGATCCCGACCTGGTGCTATTGGGCGGCGGCATGGGCGGCAAGGCCGTTGCGGCACTGGCGGGGATTCCCGCCGAGAATTGCTGGTATCAGAGCCCGGTCGTCGCCGCCCAATTGGGCGACGATGCCGGTGTGATTGGAGCCGCGCGCTGCGCCATGGACCGCTTTGCCGCGCGGGGCCGCAAACGTGCCGTGCTGGTCAATGGCGTGCCGGCCAGCGGCAAAAGCCGGGTGGCACGAGCCTTGTCGGCGCAGACAGGCTGGCCGCTACTGACGCTTGATACGATCAAGAACCCGTTTCTTGAGGTCATCGAGGGAGTAGACCGAGGTTTCAACCGCACGCTGGGCAAGGCAAGCTACAAGGCGATCTGGTCACTGGTAGCCGATGCGCCGGCGGGAACGACGGTGATCGTGGATGCCTGGTTCGGCTTCCAGCCGCCTGAATTGCTGGAGAGCCACCTCACCATGGCAGGCATTGGCGAGACGCTGGAGATCTGGTGCCAGGCGCCGGCGAACGTGATCGTGGAGCGCTATGCCAGCCGGCTCGGGGACCGCCTGCCGGGACATCCGGGGGCGGCTTATTTGCCAGAATTGGCGGAACTGGCCGCCCGCGCCGAGCCGCTCGGACGAGGACCGGCATTTGCGGTGGATACGACCGAACCAACCGATATCGGGGCCATAGCGAGCTGGATCGCTGACCATTGGCCAGGGATGCCGTAA